One genomic region from Ornithinicoccus hortensis encodes:
- a CDS encoding ABC-F family ATP-binding cassette domain-containing protein — MIVATGVELRAGARLLMDEVTFRVGPGDRVGLVGRNGAGKTTLTRVLAGEGQPAAGTVTRSGEVGYLAQDPRTGDLDVLARDRILSARGLDTILRELRVAEGAMASGEDTVRERAMNRYARLDAEFDARGGYAAESEAASIASSLGLPDRVLGQPLRTLSGGQRRRVELARILFSGASTLLLDEPTNHLDADSIAWLRDYLKTYPGALLVISHDVALIETVVNRVFHLDANRGEIDQYNMGWKQYLVQRETDERRRRRERANAEKKAGALLAQADKMRAKATKAVAAQNMARRAERLLASVEQERVSDKVAKLRFPTPAACGKTPLTAEGLSRSYGSLEVFTDVDLAIDRGSKVVVLGLNGAGKTTLLRILAGLDAPDTGEVVPGHGLKLGYYAQEHETLDVSRSVLDNMKSAAPDLGETETRKVLGSFLFSGDDVEKPARVLSGGEKTRLALAMLVVSAANVLLLDEPTNNLDPASREEVLAALRSYAGAVVLVSHDEGAVAALEPERVLLLPDGDEDHWGPDYLDLIALA; from the coding sequence GTGATCGTGGCAACGGGTGTGGAGCTGCGTGCGGGCGCACGCCTGCTGATGGACGAGGTGACCTTCCGGGTAGGGCCCGGGGACCGGGTCGGACTGGTGGGGCGCAACGGCGCCGGCAAGACCACCCTGACCAGGGTGCTCGCCGGTGAGGGGCAGCCCGCCGCGGGCACGGTGACCCGGTCCGGGGAGGTCGGCTACCTGGCCCAGGACCCGCGGACCGGTGACCTCGACGTGCTGGCCCGCGACCGCATCCTGTCCGCCCGGGGGCTGGACACCATCCTGCGCGAGCTGCGGGTCGCCGAGGGGGCGATGGCCAGCGGGGAGGACACCGTCCGCGAGCGGGCGATGAACCGGTATGCCCGGCTCGACGCGGAGTTCGACGCCCGGGGCGGGTATGCCGCGGAGTCCGAGGCCGCCTCGATCGCCTCCAGCCTGGGCCTGCCCGACCGGGTGCTCGGCCAGCCGCTCCGCACGCTCTCCGGTGGTCAGCGGCGCCGGGTGGAGCTCGCCCGGATCCTGTTCTCCGGCGCCAGCACGCTGCTGCTGGACGAGCCGACCAACCACCTGGACGCCGACTCGATCGCCTGGCTGCGCGACTACCTGAAGACCTACCCAGGTGCCCTCCTGGTGATCTCGCACGACGTGGCGCTCATCGAGACCGTGGTCAACCGGGTCTTCCACCTGGACGCCAACCGCGGCGAGATCGACCAGTACAACATGGGCTGGAAGCAGTACCTGGTCCAGCGGGAGACCGACGAGCGGCGCCGCCGCCGCGAACGGGCCAACGCCGAGAAGAAGGCCGGTGCCCTGTTGGCCCAGGCCGACAAGATGCGGGCCAAGGCGACCAAGGCGGTGGCCGCGCAGAACATGGCCCGCCGGGCCGAGCGGCTGCTGGCCTCCGTGGAGCAGGAGCGGGTCAGCGACAAGGTCGCCAAGCTGCGCTTCCCGACCCCGGCGGCCTGCGGCAAGACGCCGCTGACGGCCGAGGGGCTGTCCCGGTCCTACGGTTCGCTGGAGGTGTTCACCGACGTCGACCTGGCCATCGACCGCGGCTCCAAGGTCGTCGTGCTGGGCCTGAACGGTGCCGGCAAGACGACGCTGCTGCGGATCCTGGCGGGGCTGGACGCACCGGACACCGGGGAGGTCGTCCCGGGCCACGGGCTCAAGCTGGGCTACTACGCGCAGGAACACGAGACGCTCGACGTCTCGCGGAGCGTGCTGGACAACATGAAGTCGGCGGCCCCGGACCTGGGGGAGACCGAGACCCGCAAGGTGCTCGGCTCGTTCCTGTTCTCCGGCGACGACGTCGAGAAGCCCGCCCGGGTGCTGTCCGGCGGGGAGAAGACCCGGCTGGCGCTGGCCATGCTGGTCGTCTCGGCAGCCAACGTGCTGCTGCTCGACGAGCCCACCAACAACCTGGACCCGGCCAGCCGCGAGGAGGTCCTGGCCGCGCTGCGCTCCTACGCCGGGGCCGTGGTGCTCGTCAGCCACGACGAGGGGGCGGTGGCCGCACTCGAGCCCGAGCGTGTGCTGTTGCTGCCCGACGGTGACGAGGACCACTGGGGTCCGGACTACCTGGACCTGATCGCCCTCGCCTGA